In a single window of the Elaeis guineensis isolate ETL-2024a chromosome 8, EG11, whole genome shotgun sequence genome:
- the LOC105049681 gene encoding large ribosomal subunit protein uL22, giving the protein MVKYSREPNNPTKSAKAMGQDLRVHFKNTRETAHAIRKLPLGKARRYLEDVIAHKQAIPFRRFCGGVGRTAQAKSRHANGQGRWPVKSARFILDLLKNAESNAEVKGLDVDALYISHIQVNQAQKQRRRTYRAHGRINPYMSSPCHIELILSEKEEPVKKEPESQIAPRKPKKVALRSGTSS; this is encoded by the exons ATG GTGAAGTATTCGAGAGAACCCAACAACCCCACCAAGT CCGCTAAGGCCATGGGCCAGGATTTGAGGGTTCACTTTAAG AACACTCGTGAAACAGCTCACGCGATCAGGAAGCTGCCTTTGGGCAAGGCTAGGAGGTACCTGGAGGATGTGATTGCTCACAAGCAAGCTATTCCCTTCCGGAGGTTTTGTGGAGGTGTAGGGCGTACAGCTCAAGCAAAATCCCGCCATGCAAATGGACAGGGGCGTTGGCCTGTGAAATCTGCCAGATTCATTTTGGATCTGCTCAAAAATGCTGAAAGCAATGCTGAA GTAAAAGGTTTGGATGTCGATGCTCTCTACATATCTCACATCCAGGTGAACCAAGCCCAAAAGCAGAGGCGGCGGACCTACCGTGCTCATGGACGAATTAACC CTTATATGTCCTCTCCATGTCACATTGAGCTGATCCTGTCAGAGAAGGAAGAACCTGTCAAGAAAGAG CCTGAGTCACAGATTGCCCCCAGGAAGCCCAAGAAAGTTGCTTTGCGCAGTGGAACCTCATCTTGA